In Gemmobacter sp., the sequence CGGCGTTGCCAAGCACCGTGTCGTTGCCGACGCCGCCATACGCCTGATCATTGCCGGCCCCGCCAATGATCGAGTCATTGCCGACCCCGCCATAGATCAGATCGTTGTCAGTGCCGCCGTCAATGGTGTCGTTGCCATCGTCGCCGTGGATCGTGTCAGCATGCCCGCCGCCCTGAATGTTGTCGTGGCCGTTGCCGCCGTAGATCTGATCCGCCCCGCGATCGCCGCGCAGCACGTCGTTGTCATCGCCACCATAGATCACGTCGTTGCCATCGCCGCCCTGGATGGTGTCCACCCCCAGACCGCCATACAGCTGATCATTGCCCGAGTCGCCGAACATGCGGTCGGCACCATCCTCGCCAAGCAGCGTGTCATCGCCCTGCCCACCGACGATCGAGTCGTTGCCCGTGCCACCCTCGATATAGTCGAAGTTGTTGCCGCCATACAGGCTGTCATTGCCGGCCCCGCCGAACAGCTGGTCATTGCCGAGTTCGCCATACAGCCGGTCGTCGCCATCATAGCCGAACAGCTGGTCGCTGTTGTCGCCGCCAAGCACCCAGTCGGCGTTGCCGGTACCATGCACGGTGTCGTTGCCCATGCCGGTCGCCAGCGGAACCGTCGTCCAGTTGTCAACGCCCGTCACGCCGTTGATCAGATCGCCTTCAACCGAGACGGAGTAGGACAGCGCCCGGGTCATGTTGTGCAGCGTGCTGTGACCAAAGGTGCCAAGCCCGGTGGACAGGACCGAGGTCAGGCCAGTGACGCTGGCCAGGAAGCTGTTGTAGGTGCTCAGGTTGGTGATCGCGGGCAGCGCATCGCCGGCCAGGGCGAACAGGCTGAATTCCGTGGCCGAGGTGCGCACGATCATCACCGTCGTCTTGTTGCCCGCACCCCAGCTGTACTGGCCGATCGAGGCGGTCGTATCGAGGTTGACCCGCGCGGTGCCGCCCTGCACGGACACGCTGGATTGCAGCAGCTTCGACGGCGAGGCCAGCGCAACCGTGATCGACGAGAAATCGCCGTTGGTCGGCGTATCAAGGGTATATTTGAACCGGAAGAATTCCGAAGCAGCCCAGTTCATGGTGCTGGAGGTGACGGCGGTCGGCGTACCCGAACCGTTGGTGGTGATGCGGATACCGGAAAAGCGGTGCGTGGTCATCTCAAGTCCTTTCCTGCCATTGGGAACCTCCCGTCACGGCGAGAGGGGCTATACTCATTCCATGGACGGTGTTCTGGTTGCCAAATGTGGTGGCAATCGGGCATGGCCGCGGTGTTTTTTCGAATGTGGTTAATCAATCATGGCAGGAACTGGCCCCGCCGCGCTGCCGCAATGCGACGGCAGGGCATCACAGGCCTGCCGAACCCGGCCCGAAATGCCAGCCTCGGGGGCAAGCCTCCCCCGCGCCCCCATGTTTCGCTCTGAACAAAATATCCCCGCCGGAGGCAGCGACCTCCGCCACCGGCGCATCGGCCAGCGGTCCGGGTCCGACGCGGGCAGCCGGGGGGCCGGGGGGCGTCCCCCGGCCCCGGCCGGGGTCAGTCGCGCCGGCCGGCGAAGCGCGCCTGCCAGTCGGCGCGTTCCTCGTCGGTGATCTTGCGGAACAGCACGTCGGGGGTCTGGAAGGCATGGCCCACCGGCAGCACCTTCAGCGCCTGCGCGATGCCTTCGGGCCAGGTCCAGTCGTCGCAGCCCATGGCCGCCATGGTGCTGGCCGCCGCATCGGGAATGAACGGGCGCGACAGCACGGCGTAAAGCCGGATCAGGTTCAGCGCCAGGCGGATCTGGGCGGCTGCCCGCTCGGGCTCGGTCTTGACCACGGTCCAGGGCGCGGCGGATTGCAGGTATTCGTTGCCTGCCACCCAGATCGCGCGCAGCTCGATGGCCGATTTGCGGACCTCCATCGCGTCCATCGCCGTCTCATAGGCGCGCACGCGGGCATCCAGTTCCGCGATCAGCGCCGCCTCGCGCTCGCCCAGCTCGCCGCCGGCCGGCACCGCCTCGCCAAACTTGGACCGGCAGAACTTGGTCACCCGGCTGACCAGGTTGCCCAGCACATCGGCCAGATCCTTGTTCACCGATGCCTGGAAATTCTCCCAGGTGAATTCGCTGTCCGAGGATTCCGGCGCATGGCTCAGCAGCCACCAGCGCCAGTAATCCGCCGGCAGGATCGACAGCGCCTGGTCCATGAACACCCCCCGCCCGCGCGAGGTGCTGAACTGGCCGCCATCGTAGTTCAGATAGTTGAAGGACTTGATGTAGTCGACCAGCTTCCACGGCTCGCCCGAACCCAGGATGGTCACCGGGAAGGACAGGGTATGGAACGGCACGTTGTCCTTGCCCATGAACTGGGTATAGGTCACGTCGCCCGCGCCTTTGTCGGTGCGCCACCAGCGTTCCCAGTCGGCGCCCTTGCCGGCATCGACCCATTCCTGCGCACAGGCGATATATTCGATCGGGGCATCGAACCAGACGTAGAAGACCTTGCCTTCCATCCCCTGCCAGGGCGCGCC encodes:
- a CDS encoding calcium-binding protein, yielding MTTHRFSGIRITTNGSGTPTAVTSSTMNWAASEFFRFKYTLDTPTNGDFSSITVALASPSKLLQSSVSVQGGTARVNLDTTASIGQYSWGAGNKTTVMIVRTSATEFSLFALAGDALPAITNLSTYNSFLASVTGLTSVLSTGLGTFGHSTLHNMTRALSYSVSVEGDLINGVTGVDNWTTVPLATGMGNDTVHGTGNADWVLGGDNSDQLFGYDGDDRLYGELGNDQLFGGAGNDSLYGGNNFDYIEGGTGNDSIVGGQGDDTLLGEDGADRMFGDSGNDQLYGGLGVDTIQGGDGNDVIYGGDDNDVLRGDRGADQIYGGNGHDNIQGGGHADTIHGDDGNDTIDGGTDNDLIYGGVGNDSIIGGAGNDQAYGGVGNDTVLGNAGDDTLFGDDGDDLIDGGAGNDLIDGGNGADMLRGGVGDDVILSGLGDDTMFGYNGADHFVIEAVTGHDTITDFRGDFGDRLFISDELAADVATAMGFATQVGTAVVFDFGEAGSVTVNRTTLALAEQYLEIWTDPSDYM
- the metG gene encoding methionine--tRNA ligase, with amino-acid sequence MARHLITSAIPYINGIKHLGNLVGSQLPADLYARYLRGRGHEVLFLCATDEHGTPAELAAAKAGKPVDVYCAEMHAVQAEIAEGFRLSFDHFGRSSSAQNHRLTQAFASRLAEAGLIREVTEKQMYSVADGRFLPDRYIEGTCPNCGYDSARGDQCDNCTKQLDPWELINPRSVISGSTELELRETRHLHLRQSAMKAELEAWIDSKTDWPVLTTSIARKWLNDGEGLQDRGITRDLHWGVPVQYEGAPWQGMEGKVFYVWFDAPIEYIACAQEWVDAGKGADWERWWRTDKGAGDVTYTQFMGKDNVPFHTLSFPVTILGSGEPWKLVDYIKSFNYLNYDGGQFSTSRGRGVFMDQALSILPADYWRWWLLSHAPESSDSEFTWENFQASVNKDLADVLGNLVSRVTKFCRSKFGEAVPAGGELGEREAALIAELDARVRAYETAMDAMEVRKSAIELRAIWVAGNEYLQSAAPWTVVKTEPERAAAQIRLALNLIRLYAVLSRPFIPDAAASTMAAMGCDDWTWPEGIAQALKVLPVGHAFQTPDVLFRKITDEERADWQARFAGRRD